GATTTGAAACATCTGCCCCGGTATAAATGGAACTTACTCCATCAATGCCAGTATTTTCATAACCTACCCAGGCTTTATGGTCGTACTCCGTATGAATTCCCAGATAACCATCGTTATCGCCACCTCCAAAAAAGTCCATTCTAATATTAGGCCCAATTACAAACTTTTCTTTTATATAAAAGCGGTAAGCAGTAATAAACGTAGCATAGTTATCAATTAAGCTACCCGAACTATATTCGTTATTTAACTCATTAAAAAAAGCATAGCTAAGCCCTAAATCTAATTTTCGCGAACGATATAAAGTGCCAAGGTTTGTTTTCAGATAACTTGCTTTCGGATTACCATAACCATAGCTGCTATAATCACTCTCTTGCCCTTCAGCACCTGTCAATACCCCAAAATTCCATTGCCTGTTCTTTTTTCCAGTAAGCGTATATGCATAAAGCAATTCAGCCAAAAATGCCTTCTCATCTCCAATTTTAGTACGAATAAAATTTGCACCAATAGTACCTGCCTTTTGCGAAATGGTGTAATCAGCAATTAATGCAAAGCTATTGTTGGCATCATCGTAATTTGGAATATCGCCAAACTCTGCAACGCCCCAAACCCAATCTGACGGGGTACCAATAAGAGCAGGATTTTTAGATGATAGCCCCATCCAATAAGCCCCTTCCTGGGCGTTGCTTTTTTGCTGAGAACAAAGCAAAATGATTAAGAAAATAAGAATCGTTTTGGGGAATAAACTAGCGTTTTGAGTATTCATTGTGGGTTAATATTTTGGACGCTAATTTATTATTTTAATTGAACAATCTCTTGAATTATGTTATAAAATCATAATACCCGAAACCATTCGACCGGTATCAACCCCATCTCTTCGTGCCGAGTAATATTTTTCGGCTTCGGAAAAAGAACATGCTCTAAGCACCTGAATATTTTGTTTCAACACCCCGTTTTTCAGCAGCAATTGCCGGTTGGCTTCCCAAAGATTAAAATGGTAGTTATCCGAACCGTTTTTATGCAGGGTTGTTTCAACATTAGGAATCGATTTTCGGGCAGCAGCCACAACCTCATCGCCCACTTCATAAATTTCAGAACTTATTGACGGCCCAATTGCAGCCACTATATTTTCGGCCGAAGCGCCGTAATTAGTTGTCATTTTACTCACCGCCTTTTCAACTATCCCGCCAACGGTTCCGCGCCATCCGGCGTGTATGGCCGCAATTACTTTCGCCT
This is a stretch of genomic DNA from uncultured Draconibacterium sp.. It encodes these proteins:
- a CDS encoding type IX secretion system membrane protein PorP/SprF, with amino-acid sequence MNTQNASLFPKTILIFLIILLCSQQKSNAQEGAYWMGLSSKNPALIGTPSDWVWGVAEFGDIPNYDDANNSFALIADYTISQKAGTIGANFIRTKIGDEKAFLAELLYAYTLTGKKNRQWNFGVLTGAEGQESDYSSYGYGNPKASYLKTNLGTLYRSRKLDLGLSYAFFNELNNEYSSGSLIDNYATFITAYRFYIKEKFVIGPNIRMDFFGGGDNDGYLGIHTEYDHKAWVGYENTGIDGVSSIYTGADVSNRFRVALRYSFSEYYQQLGRSKYYQFTLGYKLK
- the pgeF gene encoding peptidoglycan editing factor PgeF, whose amino-acid sequence is MDRTPDLIRYNIFQPFTTICAFTTTKSTLPVERVRYSNVPENKAKLAETLGLEAGQMVYPDQTHSSCVAAIHEIPDAVISETDALVTNQSELCLCVQTADCVPVLLFDPKAKVIAAIHAGWRGTVGGIVEKAVSKMTTNYGASAENIVAAIGPSISSEIYEVGDEVVAAARKSIPNVETTLHKNGSDNYHFNLWEANRQLLLKNGVLKQNIQVLRACSFSEAEKYYSARRDGVDTGRMVSGIMIL